Proteins encoded in a region of the Flavobacteriales bacterium genome:
- a CDS encoding DUF3592 domain-containing protein: MKIILIFIVGLIGTIYFYNKVSDQKKTNDWFIVEAQILEIETAESTGITHDVRVEYTHYNILYEYTFNAVRYQSYQISLDGMGRQRTSEVNSLFKEKNWKEGNKTFAFINPMDFTDSVLLQSSTGVSKDNWIGLVLFGVFMVLGGINILLMAF; encoded by the coding sequence ATGAAGATCATACTCATTTTTATTGTTGGTTTAATAGGGACAATTTATTTTTACAATAAGGTTAGTGACCAAAAGAAGACGAATGACTGGTTCATTGTTGAAGCCCAAATTCTTGAAATAGAAACCGCTGAATCTACAGGAATTACTCATGATGTAAGAGTGGAATACACCCATTATAATATTTTATATGAATATACCTTTAATGCTGTTCGCTATCAAAGCTATCAAATTTCTTTAGATGGGATGGGGAGGCAGCGAACAAGTGAGGTCAATAGTTTGTTTAAAGAAAAGAACTGGAAAGAAGGCAATAAGACTTTTGCTTTTATTAATCCCATGGATTTTACTGATTCAGTACTATTGCAAAGTTCTACAGGGGTAAGTAAGGATAACTGGATAGGGTTGGTGCTGTTTGGTGTATTTATGGTACTAGGCGGAATTAATATTTTATTGATGGCTTTTTAA
- a CDS encoding DUF808 domain-containing protein codes for MSSGFFALFDDIATLMDDVATMTKVSAEHTAGILGDDLAVNAEKASGFVSSRELPVLWAITKGALLNKIIILPVAFLLSAFLPPVIKGILLLGGVYLAFEGAEKVYHSFFHKKEDKHQEVELKKVTKEEALELEKTKVKSAILTDFILSVEIIIIALGTVTGEELTIQIIVVSIIALLATVGVYGIVALIVRMDDAGYAMIKRNPDNTSFGHKFGKGLIKALPKVIGGLTIIGTIALFLVSGGIFVHNIAYVHHLLPTSVPSMLSEFVVGIIVGLISITLFKSIKGIVNKVKA; via the coding sequence ATGAGTTCAGGATTTTTTGCTTTGTTTGATGATATTGCTACTTTGATGGATGATGTAGCAACAATGACAAAAGTATCAGCAGAACATACTGCTGGAATACTAGGAGATGATTTAGCTGTGAATGCAGAAAAGGCCTCTGGATTTGTTTCTTCTCGTGAACTGCCTGTTTTATGGGCAATAACTAAGGGGGCACTTTTGAATAAAATTATTATTTTACCTGTTGCGTTTTTATTGAGTGCTTTCTTACCTCCTGTTATTAAAGGTATTCTATTATTGGGAGGTGTATATTTAGCTTTTGAAGGAGCAGAGAAGGTCTATCATTCTTTTTTTCATAAAAAAGAAGATAAACACCAAGAAGTTGAGTTAAAAAAAGTAACTAAAGAAGAAGCTTTAGAACTTGAAAAAACAAAAGTAAAATCTGCTATTTTAACTGACTTTATTTTATCTGTAGAAATTATCATTATTGCATTGGGAACCGTAACAGGAGAGGAGTTGACTATACAAATTATTGTGGTTTCAATCATTGCATTATTGGCTACAGTTGGTGTATATGGTATCGTTGCTTTAATTGTAAGAATGGACGATGCTGGTTATGCGATGATTAAAAGAAACCCTGATAATACCAGTTTTGGTCATAAATTTGGGAAAGGTTTAATTAAGGCACTACCCAAAGTAATTGGTGGTTTAACCATTATTGGAACAATTGCTTTGTTCTTAGTTTCTGGTGGTATTTTTGTTCATAATATTGCGTATGTTCATCACCTTTTACCGACTTCTGTACCATCCATGTTAAGTGAATTTGTCGTAGGTATTATTGTTGGTTTAATCAGTATTACATTATTTAAAAGTATTAAAGGAATTGTTAACAAAGTAAAAGCTTAA
- a CDS encoding YajQ family cyclic di-GMP-binding protein, with amino-acid sequence MASLDIVSKIDTQTLDNAINSAKRELQNRYDFKGSNASIELDKKTFVLHLHAETDMKMDQLETMVINALVKNKIDPTSMDFGKEKYAAGKTLKKDILVKQGIDRETAKKIVKSIKGTKLKVQPSVMDEQVRVTGKKIDDLQAVIAHCRKESFGVPLQFVNFK; translated from the coding sequence ATGGCAAGTTTAGATATAGTAAGTAAAATTGATACTCAAACTTTAGATAATGCAATTAACTCAGCAAAACGAGAATTACAGAATCGTTATGACTTTAAAGGTTCTAACGCAAGTATAGAATTGGATAAAAAAACATTTGTCTTGCATTTACATGCTGAAACAGATATGAAAATGGATCAATTAGAAACGATGGTCATTAATGCATTAGTTAAAAATAAAATTGATCCTACTTCAATGGATTTTGGAAAAGAGAAGTATGCTGCGGGAAAAACATTAAAAAAAGATATCCTCGTAAAACAGGGGATAGATAGAGAAACTGCTAAAAAAATTGTTAAAAGTATAAAAGGAACAAAGTTAAAGGTTCAGCCCTCTGTAATGGACGAGCAGGTTCGTGTTACTGGTAAGAAAATTGATGATTTACAAGCAGTAATTGCGCATTGTAGAAAAGAATCGTTTGGAGTTCCACTTCAGTTTGTGAACTTTAAGTAA
- the typA gene encoding translational GTPase TypA: MESIRNIAIIAHVDHGKTTLVDKIIHEAQILDQRKEQKDLILDNNDLERERGITILSKNVSVTYKGTKINIIDTPGHADFGGEVERVLKMADGVILLVDAFEGAMPQTRFVLGKALELGLMPILVVNKVDKENCRPDEVHEEVFDLMFNLEANDKQLEFETLYGSSKQGWMSTDWQKPTDNITPLLDVVLDKVPEAPYNEGTPQMQVTSLDYSAFTGRIAIGRIFRGDLEVGKDYALCKADGTTKKVRIKELHVFEGLGKAQVKTVRAGEICAIVGIEGFEIGDTIADLENPEALPRISVDEPTMSMLFMINNSPFFGKEGKFVTSRHLRDRLYAELEKNLALRIVDGDSEDRFSVYGRGILHLSVLIETMRREGYELQVGQPQVITKEIDGVKMEPYETLVIDVPEEYSGKAIELVTMKKGDMLVMEPKGDLQHLEFYIPSRGIIGLRNNILTATAGTAIMTHRFNKFDVYKDGIPSRLKGSLISMEQGKTTAFAIDRLQDRGRFFVDPGETIYKGQVIGENSRDNDLEINLIKGKQLTNMRKSGSDDGVKIAPKVDFSLEEAMEYIKEDELLEVTPESLRMRKFK; this comes from the coding sequence ATGGAATCTATTAGAAACATTGCGATTATTGCCCATGTCGATCATGGAAAAACTACATTGGTAGATAAAATTATACATGAGGCTCAAATCTTAGATCAAAGAAAAGAACAAAAAGACTTAATCTTAGATAACAATGATTTAGAGAGAGAAAGAGGAATTACGATTCTTTCTAAAAATGTTTCTGTTACTTATAAAGGAACTAAAATTAATATCATCGATACTCCTGGCCACGCTGACTTTGGAGGTGAGGTTGAACGTGTATTAAAAATGGCCGATGGTGTTATCTTATTGGTAGATGCTTTTGAAGGTGCAATGCCTCAAACTCGATTTGTTTTGGGTAAAGCATTAGAATTAGGGTTAATGCCTATTTTAGTTGTCAATAAGGTGGATAAAGAAAACTGTCGTCCTGATGAAGTACATGAAGAGGTTTTTGATTTAATGTTCAACTTAGAAGCGAATGATAAACAATTAGAGTTTGAAACGTTATACGGTTCTTCTAAACAAGGTTGGATGAGTACAGATTGGCAGAAGCCAACAGACAATATAACACCACTTTTAGATGTTGTATTAGACAAAGTTCCAGAAGCTCCTTACAATGAAGGTACACCACAAATGCAAGTAACTTCATTAGATTATTCTGCATTTACAGGGAGAATCGCTATTGGAAGAATTTTTAGAGGAGATTTAGAAGTAGGAAAAGATTACGCTTTATGTAAAGCAGACGGGACTACTAAAAAAGTTAGAATTAAAGAATTACACGTTTTTGAGGGATTAGGAAAAGCTCAAGTTAAAACAGTTAGAGCTGGTGAAATCTGTGCTATAGTAGGAATTGAAGGTTTTGAAATTGGAGATACGATTGCAGATTTAGAAAACCCAGAAGCTTTACCACGTATTTCTGTTGATGAACCAACAATGAGTATGTTATTTATGATTAACAACTCCCCTTTCTTTGGTAAAGAAGGAAAATTTGTTACTTCTCGTCATTTAAGAGACCGTTTATATGCAGAGTTAGAGAAAAACTTAGCTTTAAGAATTGTTGATGGAGACTCAGAAGATCGTTTTAGTGTTTATGGTCGTGGAATTCTTCACTTATCAGTACTAATTGAAACTATGCGCCGTGAAGGTTATGAGTTGCAAGTTGGACAACCACAAGTAATCACCAAAGAGATAGATGGTGTAAAAATGGAACCATACGAAACTTTAGTGATTGATGTTCCTGAAGAGTATTCTGGAAAAGCAATTGAGCTCGTTACCATGAAAAAAGGCGACATGTTGGTCATGGAACCTAAAGGTGATTTACAACATTTAGAGTTTTACATTCCTTCTCGAGGAATTATTGGTTTAAGAAATAACATCTTAACTGCTACTGCTGGTACGGCAATTATGACGCACCGTTTTAATAAATTTGATGTTTATAAAGATGGTATCCCGTCGCGTTTAAAAGGTTCTCTTATTTCAATGGAACAAGGTAAAACTACTGCTTTTGCTATTGACCGTTTACAAGACAGAGGGCGTTTCTTTGTAGATCCAGGTGAAACGATTTACAAAGGACAAGTTATTGGAGAAAACTCTAGAGATAACGATTTAGAGATCAACCTAATAAAAGGTAAGCAATTAACAAACATGCGTAAATCAGGAAGTGATGATGGTGTAAAAATTGCTCCAAAAGTAGATTTTTCTTTAGAAGAAGCAATGGAGTATATTAAAGAAGACGAATTGTTAGAAGTAACTCCAGAAAGTTTAAGAATGAGAAAATTCAAATAA